CGCACGCCGGTGCTGAGCGCCGAGCAGATCGTCGATGCGGCGTTCGCACTCGCCCGCACCGCCGGACCCGACGGATTCACGATGGCGGCGCTCGCCCGCTCGCTCTCGGTGCATCCTCCGGCGCTCTACCACTACTTCGGCGGCAAGGCCGATGTCGTGCGGGCCATGCGCGGCCGCGTCGCCGAACTGCTCGACGTCTCGGGCTTCGACACCCCCGAGACGACGCTCTCCGACGCGGTGCTGCGCTGGGCGCACTCCTACCGTTCGGCGTTCGCCAGCCACCCGGCAGCGATCGCACTGCTCGCGACCACGGCGATCGACGGCCAGGAGCGCTCGGTCGCGAACTACGAGTCGATCACGAGGCGATTCGTGGCCGAGGGCTGGCCCGTCGGCGGCGCCGTCGACGCGATCGTCGCCCTCGAGTCGTTCATCATCGGCTCGGCGCTCGACACCCTCGCACCGGCCGACATCATGTCGCCGGGCGCTGCAGCGCCCCTCGCGCCGAACTTCAGCCGTGCCGAAGCACTGCGGAGCGTGAAGGCCGCGGCACAGGGCGTGCAGCCGGCCGACCGCTCGTTCGACCTCGGACTCGCAGCCCTCGTCGGCGGCCTGCCCGCGGCACTCGCCGCAGCGGTCGAGGCCGAACGCGTCTGACGGCGCCCGAACCCGCGACTCGGCCGACCGGGGCCGGAGGCATCCGCTTCGGTCGGGTGTCTACTCGGCGGGGCGCTTGCGCCACTTGATGCCGGCGGCGATGAAGCCGTCGATGTCGCCGTCGAAGACGTGGCTCGGGTTGCCGACCTCGTACTCGGTGCGGAGGTCTTTCACCATCTGGTACGGCGCGAGCACGTAGGAGCGCATCTGGTCGCCCCAGCTCGCGGTGATGTTGCCCGCGAGCTCCTTCTTCTGCGCCGCCTCCTGCTCCTTCTGGATGAGCAGGAGTCGCGACTGCAGCACGCGCATGGCGGCCGCACGGTTCTGGATCTGCGACTTCTCGTTCTGCATCGAGACGACGGTGCCGGTCGGAAGGTGCGTGATGCGCACGGCGGAGTCGGTCGTGTTGACCGACTGGCCACCGGGGCCGCTCGAACGGAAGACGTCGACGCGGATGTCGTTCTCGGGGATGTCGACCTCCTGCGCCTCCTCCATGAGCGGGATGACCTCGACGGCCGCGAAGCTCGTCTGGCGTTTGCCCGCCGCACCGAAGGGGCTCATGCGCACGAGTCGGTGCGTGCCGGCCTCGACACTCAGCGTGCCGAAGGCGTAGGGCGCGTCGATCTCGAATGTCGCCGACTTGATGCCCGCCTCTTCGGCGTAGCTCGTGTCCATGACGGTGGCCTTGTAGCCGTGCTTCTCGGCCCAGCGCAGGTACATGCGCATGAGCATCTCGGCGAAGTCGGCAGCGTCGACGCCGCCGGCGCCCGCGCGGATCGTGATGACCGCCGGGCGGTCGTCCCACTCGCCGTCGAGCAGCGTCTGCACCTCGAGGTCGCCGATCGCCTTCTGCAGCGACTCGAGCTCGGTGCGGGCCTCTGCGGCGCTGTCTTCGTCGCCCATCTCGTTGGCGAGTTCGATGAGCACCTCGAGGTCGTCGAGTCGCGAGTCGATGCTCGTGACGCGGGCGAGCTCGGACTGGCGGTGGCTGAGCGCGCTCGTCACCTTCTGCGCGTTCGCGGTGTCGTCCCAGAGATCGGGCACGCCGGCCTCTTCTGAGAGCCGTTCGATGTCGGCTGTGATGGCGTCGACGTCGACGACTGCGCGGATGTCGCTGAAGGTGGATCGCAGCGCGGCGATCTCCTGCGAGAGGTCAAGATCCAACATGGCGTCCCCAGCCTACGCGAGTCCCCCGCCCGCATGGTGCACCGCCCGAGCGGGTGTAGCGTCGAATCGATGACCGATTCCGCGCCCCGATTCTCGTGGCGCGGGGTCATCCTCCCGGTCTACCTGCCGACCCTCGTCTTCTCGCTCGGCGAGGGCGCCATGATCCCGATCGTGCCGCTCGTGGCGACCGAGCGCGGCGCCTCGCTCGCCCTCGCGGGCCTCATCGCGGCGATGCTCATGGTCGGCGAGCTCGCCGGCGACCTGCCGGCCGGATGGCTCGTCGCCCGCATCGGCGAGCGCAACGCGATGATCGGTGCGGCGATGCTCGCCGTCATCGGCGTGCTCATCGCCATCGTCTCCCCCACGCTGCCCGCGCTCGCCATCGGCGTCTTCCTCCTCGGGCTCGCGACCGCCGTGTTCGGGCTCGCCCGGCACGCGTTCCTCACGAGCTACGTGCCGGTGCGCACCCGGGCGCGGGCGCTCTCCACGCTCGGCGGGGTGTTCCGCGCGGGCTGGGCCGTCGGCCCCTTCGCCGCCGCCGCGATCATCGCGTCGACGGGGTCGAGCGAGTCCGTCTTCTGGGTGCTCGTCGTGGCGTGCTTCGCCGTGATCGGCGTGCTCGTGCTGCTGCCCGACCCCGAGCGCGTGTTCGGCGCCGCGCGGCTCGCGCGCGAGGCATCCGCCGCTTCGGCCGCGGCGACGACGACGGATGCCTCGGGCGCCCCGCTCACCGCAGGCGAGGCCGAGGCGGCGGCGGAGTCGTCGCCGAGCGTGTTCCGCGCGATCCGCGAGAACCGCGGGGTGCTCGCCCGCATCGGCACCGGGGTGGGGCTGCTCGCCGCGGTGCGCGTGAGCCGCACGGTCGTGCTGCCGCTCTGGTCGGTCTCGATCGGCATGCCCGCCGAGCAGGCCGCCCTCGTGATCGGCATCTCGGGCACGATCGACTTCGCGCTCTTCTATGCGAGCGGCCAGATCATGGACCGCTTCGGGCGACTCTGGAGCGCGATCCCGGGCCTCCTCGGCATGGCGGCCGGGCACATCGCCCTGGCGTTCACCCACGACCTGCCATCGAACGCCGTCTGGTTCACGGTCATCGCCATCTGGCTCGGCCTCGCGAACGGCGTCACGAGCGGCATCATCATGACCCTCGGCGCCGACCTCGCGCCGAAGCAGAACCCTGCGCCGTTCCTCGGCGCATTCCGCATGATCGGCGACACCGGCGGCGCCGGGGCACCGCTCATGATCGCCGCCGTGACGTCGATCGCGTCGATCATGGCGGCGAACGTCGCCGTCGGCGTGCTCGGCCTGGTCGGCGCGGCGATGCTGTGGCGGTGGATTCCGCGCTACGTGCCGCACCGGCGGCGCTGAGGCGGTTCAACTGATGGCCGTGGCGTGGTGCGTCGGCACTCAGCCCGTGGGCGTGCCGTATGAGAGCACGACGAGGATCAGCTGGAACAGGAACACGAAGCCGCCGACGGCCACGGCGCCGATCCAGAGCCAGCCGGCCACGAGCGTCGGGTCCTTCTTCACCTCGCGCCGGCCGCGGAGCCCCAGCACGACGGCGAGCGCCGACAGCGGCAGCGAGGCGAGCGCCGGGGTCAGCAGCGCGAGCGCGGCGAGCACGACCGCGATGATCGCGATCCACGCGTAGCGACGGCCGTCAGCCCGACCCGATCCGTTGCCGCCGGCACCGCGCCCCGCGCCGCCGCTCATCGCCCGTTGACCTTCTCGATCGCCATCACGAGGATGACCCGGTCGGCCTTGTCGGCCGGCGCCTGCTCGTTCGGGTTGCCGTAGCGCCGGCCGAGCCGCACGTACATCGAGCCCTCAGGGTCGGGCAGCGCCTCGACGAGACGGCCGCGCACCTCGACGTACTTGAGCGGGTTCTCGGGGTCGGTCATCTCGAGCGTCATGCGAGGGTCGGCCTGCAGGTTGCGGAACTTCGCGCGCTTCGACGTGTGCGTGAAGCGGATCGTCTGCGTCTCGGGGTCGAACTCGAACCACATCGGGTTCACCTGCACCTCGCCGTTCGGTCGCACCGTGCCGAGGTGCGCGAACACCGGCGACGAGAGGATGCGGGCGAAGTGGTCTGAGATCTCGACGGTCATGCCTCCAGTCAATCGCACACCGCCGGTTCGGCGGAACTCATGCGCCGACACCCGGAGAGTTCAACCTCGTGCCGGGAGGGCGCGCAGTGCGATCGCCTGGCTGGTGGCGAACAGCGCGACGTCGACGGCGACGGCCAGGACTGCGACGACGATCAACACGGATGCCGCAGCTGCCGAGACGAGGCCGACCGCGAGGGCGGCGAGCACGTTGGCGATCATGACCAGGCCGAGCGCTCGACGCAGGGGCAGTCGGGAGAGCATCCAGAGCACCCCTCCGGCCCAGACGACCACCGCGACTCCTGCCGCAGCGATCACGAGCGGGGGCAGTGCGACCCCGTGGGCGATCCACCCGGCACCCAGCGCCACGGCCGTTCCCAGCACCGCGCAATAGGCGGCATCGAGGCGCAGGCTCCACCGTCCGAACGTGTCTCCGTCGATCCGTCGCATCACTGCCCTCTCTTCGCCAGACTCAGTGGAACACAGATCGGGCCGTCGCCGTCACCTCGATCGGCACCGAGAGCGGCAGCAGCTCGGTGTGGATCGGCGCGTACCAGACCGCGCGCATCGTGACCGTGGCGCTCTGGCCGTCGTCGGATGTCGCGCGCACGAGCTCGACGTCATGCAGTTCGTGCACCGCGTCGCCGAGGTACGCGTTCGCGGCCTGCCGGACCTCGATCGAGTCGAGCTCGAGCGAGGTGGTCGCCGCCGACCTGCACGTCATCGAGGCTCCAGGCCTCGGCCGCGGCGGGCGCGGCGAGGTCGGCTGGACCGGGCCGAGATACGCCGTCGGCGACGACGAACTGGGGTTCGACGGCAAGAACCTGACCGAGAACAACACGTCCTGGCTAATGTTCGAGGGCAGCGACGGCCTCCGCTTCAAGAAGCCGTTTGACTTCGTCTCGGTCGCTCTGACCAACGCATGACAGGCTCTGAGAACCGCGAATCCGGTTCTCAGCACCGCCCGGCCAATTCCGTCCGGCCTGGCGGTGCGACAGCCGTCCACTCCAGTCCTCGCGGAAGTAGTGCGGACACGTCTCCTACCAACGAGAAGACCTGATTCGGCCCGCCAGATCCTGGACGCTCTCGAGCGCGGCGATCGCACGTTCAGAATCGCCGCCGAACAGGCCCGCCATCAACGGGGTCCATCCAGCGCCCTGCGCCCGCGCCTCGTTCAGCATCACGACCTCTGGGCCCTGCTCACTGTGCCTGTGTCGCCAGGTGTAGCGGCCGTAGCCTCCGTGGGGGCCGTAGTACCGATCTGACTGCGCACGAGCGTCTTCCGAGATCGCGTCGAGCAGCACTTCCACTTGGTCGAAGGCGTGGGCGTAGTCTGCGTCGCTCGCGAACTGCTGTCGGTAAAGCGGCGCTAGAAGGGTGAACAGGTGATCGGAGATCGGTGTGAATCTGCGTCCACCGTCTTTCGTCAGTAGCGAGCCAAGTTCCTCGTCGTTCATCGGCTGCTCGTCGTCCTCGAGGCAGAGGAGCGTGCCGAGAGCCCTCCACTGATCTATGCCGATCACGCTCTGACTCCCCGAAGTGAGGATGAACGGCACCCGCGCACCGTTCGTTGTCGATACGGAGACGTCAGCGGTCGCTGCCCGCAGCATGGAGTAGTTCTGCTTCGTGACAGCGCCGAGCGCAGTCGCGAATGTCGCGACGATGGCCGGGTACTTGTGCAGCGCTGTGAGCAGATCGACTCCCTCTCTCTGCGTAGACTCCTGCGCGAGGATTCGCAGGGTCTGAGAGAGCTCCTGCTCGTGTGCCTGCGATCCGTACATCGCGATCAGCTTGAACGGGACGAGTGCGGGAGCAAGGATGTCGTCGTAGCTGCGGACCCGTCGAACCCAGACCCGGGCGAACGCGGCGTCGACCTTGGTACCGGCCGGGACGGTCAGCGGGAACTCCGCGCGGTCGCTGAGAGCGTAGCGAACCGGCGTGCGAAGCTCCGACATGTAATCGTCGAAGTCCATGATGAGCGAAGGATTCCGAAGCAGTTCGCGGAGCGGTTCCACCACGTCGCTTTGAGCGCGCCTCGCGTCGGCCGCAGCCGTGGATACGGATGCGGGCGCTATCCCGGGCGACGAGCCGATGGCGCGTTGGATTGCAACGACGAGGCGGCTCAACTGCGCGCTCTTCTGCTGCCCGAAGAGATCCGCCCGGTGGATCGATCGGCCGAGCGTCCGGCCAGCCCCCAGATCGAAGTCTGGAATTTCGCATTCGTCGAGGCGAGCAGTCATCAGCCACGCTGCGCCTGGCGGGCGCGTGCGGTACTCTTCGGCGGCAAGTGTGAGTTCCTCGAACTGATACGACTTGTCACGCTTGGCGAGGTTCGAAGAGAAGCAGGCAAGGAAGACGAACGATCCACTCCGGATCGCGTCTCGAATCTCCCGTTGCCAGTCGTCGCCTGGCCAGAGTTTGTCCTTGTCCCGCCACACGATGAAGTCGGCGGCCTCTAGCGCACCCTGTAACTCATCGATCAGTTCGGAGTCTTCGCTGATGTAAGAAATGAATACGTGGTCCGCTGGCACGAGGCCCAACCTATCGGTGCTCGCCGCGCGTTCCGATCAAGGATCGTTGAGACGTGGATTCGACGGCATCCCGATCTCGCGGATCCGGCAGCAACCGCATACGAATCATGAGCGAAGGTGTCGCATGGCGCACTCACGCTTGCAGGAATGCTCGAGAAGTAGTCGAACTGCTCAGAGGCCGCCCACAGTGGGAATTCCTCCCACGTCTCCGTGGTCCACCACGGCTCCGGAGCGAATCCTGCCATGTCGATCACCTGCTGAATTCCGGGTCGGCTCGCGTGCAAGCCGGGGACGGGCTCGCTGCGCCGCGTCAACGCGCTCAGCGTGTCCGCGAGGGCAGCGGGCAACTCTTCGGCTGTCATGGGCGATCCTACGTTGGCGCGGACGGACTCTCGGGGAGGGGCCCTCGGATAAATTGGCGCGAACATCAGGATCTGGTTGCCGGCCTGCTGGAACGCTGGAGCCGATAGGACGTACGTTGCTCGGGCGGATGTGATCGTTGCGACAGAGCTGGACTGCCCGAAGTGCGGCACCCGATGTGTCACGGGGCTCGCCGACATCCCGTTCTGCCGCGGTTGCAAGGTGGCCTTGATCCCGACGGTTGCGCCCCGGAGATGAACAACAGCGTTGTGATACCGTTGGAATCAACAGCGCCCCTCCAAGGCTAGAGCTTCGGCTTCCTGAAATAGGAGGGGCCAGTTTCGTATATAGGCTGCGACTGTGAAGCCTTTCCAGACGCTCGACGAGCTTGCAGCCCTTCTCGTCGAACGAGGTCTGATTGTCGAAGATCTCGATCAGGTCAAGCGCACGCTCCACGACTGCAACTACTACCGACTGTCAGGCTACTTTCGTCAGTTCCAAGTGAATCCGAGCGCCGGCGATGACAGATTCCAGGACGGTTCCACTTTCGCCGATGTGAAATCGACGATGGACCAGGACTATGCGCTCAGGGCGCTGCTACAAGAAGCGCTCACGATGATCGAACTGTCTGTACGCTCTCGGTTCGCTCACGAAGCGGGGCGAACGCACGGCGATCGGGCCTTCTATCTGGATCGCGACTGCTACATCAGCCAGACACCCGATCTCGATGCTCTGATCTTGAGCATCGAACGAGACCTGCGTCGCACCACGTCAAAGACCGTGCGCCGCTACTCCCCTGAGGGGACATTCGAGAATGTGCCGATCTGGGTCGGCATCGAGGTGATGTCATTCGGAGCCGCGGCGAAGATGATTCAGTACCTCGCGGACAGCGAGCCAGCCAAGAGAATGGCGAACTCGTACTCGCTCCCTTGGGAGGGATTTCAGAGCATTTTGCATTCGTTCGCCGTGCTGCGAAATCGTTGCGCGCACCATGGCCAGGTTTGGCATCGTCGACTGGACATCCAGTGCCCAGTTCAGAAGAAGCTCCGTCGGGGGGAACCCGATCACGACCCACAGGGGCCGTACGCCGCGATCATCAGCCTCAAACGCTTCATGCGTGCGCTGGATACCCAGTCCACTTGGGGCGTGCGGGTTTCGGAGTTCTTGGACGCGGGGCCGGCCTTCAAGGACGGAATCCTGAGGCCGTTCGCGAGATGAAAACTACGAAGCTCAAACGTCAGCGGCATGAGTTGACGCGGTTGCAAGGCAGCTTTGGTTCCCACGATCGAGACTTAGGTACGTGAAGGGCGGCTTCGCGTCGACCGCGGACCCAGCACTTGGGATCATCACGTTCGTCGGACTAGTTGTCGTGGGGCTCGTGATTTTCATCGACTGGCTGGTTCGCCGCAGATAGTCCCGACCCGTTGGAGCACCCCCGCCCCCTCCCACTGGGGGCGCGTGCCAGTCAGCCAGAAAGTTAGGCTCGCGAGCATGAAGAGGTTTATGCCTACGATCGCGGCAGTGATGCTCCTCGCGGGATGCTCAGCGGCAGCCCAGCCGGTCCCGGCACCCGAGCCCGAACCCGTCGCCACCTACTCGACAGTGGACGAGCTGCGTGAAGCCTTCGTTGCCGCCGGCGGTGAATGCCCGGAATGGGTCCAAGGCGACCAAGTCACGCTCGCCGCACAGTCGGGCAGCTGCTCGGACGACACGGTGTTGTCGATCTACACGGGCGCCACCGATCGTGACGAAGTCGTCGGCAATCTCAAAACGCTACTGTCAGACGACCTCAGCCTGCTGGTTGGGGAGAACTGGATCATCAACGTCCCGGAGCCCGAATTGTACGTCGACAAACTCGGCGGCACAGTTGTGACGAACTAGCTGCGACGCCGAATGGCGCGCCGTATGAACGGCCCCGTGATCATCAGGATCGCCAGGATTCCAACGAGGATGAACGGCCATGGATTCGTCTCGAATGCATGAACTAGGCCCAACAAAGCGTTCGCGAAGCCTTGCAGGATGACGTCGACCATGTTCGGCATGAGCCGACCGTACGAGTGCCGCGTACGGTGGCGCTACCACCCGTTCGGGTCACCGTTCCACGTAGGCTCGAAACCATACGTCTGACCGGCATCATCCGCCCAACCTCGACCAGCGAACTTGTTGCCGCAGGGCACGATCGAGGCTCCGCTTATGAGGCGCTTGTCGCCCAGGTGCCGCCCGGGCACATCCTTCTGCGCGCGCATTTCGACATGAAAGGCGGCGTTACAACGGCGACCGGAGCGATTCGGCCAGATCGCACAGAGTCCGTCGAAGCCGAGGGCGCTGGCTATGGCGACGCCACCTCAACACTGCGGGCACAGGTTCCGGACGGGTACCTGCTACTGCAGGCAGTACGTTCCTGACCGTCCGCGATAAACTTCGAGAGCATGGCTGACAACACCAACGCTCTCTGCCCGATCACGACCGAACCGCACGAACTCCGTGGCGATTGGGGCGACGGGCCCGTCTTCAAGGACTGCGATGAGTGCCGTCCCAGCCGCGCACCGCGGCGGACAATCAGTGCGCACCACGGTCGGACCTGACCCGTTGTCGGCGGGGCGCTCGTAGAATCGAAAAATCACCCGCGCGGGTCGGCGCGCTCCCTTCGAGAGGAGCACCCGGCCCTTTGCGTTACTGGCAGCCGAAACTGCGATCCGTCCGCCGCGGTGAGTGGATCATGTTCGACGACACAACACGAATCACGATCATCCGCGAGGTGCATGCTGGCACCCCTGCAGAGCCGATG
The sequence above is a segment of the Agromyces hippuratus genome. Coding sequences within it:
- a CDS encoding TetR/AcrR family transcriptional regulator; translated protein: MSPTPAKRSAGRPRTPVLSAEQIVDAAFALARTAGPDGFTMAALARSLSVHPPALYHYFGGKADVVRAMRGRVAELLDVSGFDTPETTLSDAVLRWAHSYRSAFASHPAAIALLATTAIDGQERSVANYESITRRFVAEGWPVGGAVDAIVALESFIIGSALDTLAPADIMSPGAAAPLAPNFSRAEALRSVKAAAQGVQPADRSFDLGLAALVGGLPAALAAAVEAERV
- the prfB gene encoding peptide chain release factor 2; this encodes MLDLDLSQEIAALRSTFSDIRAVVDVDAITADIERLSEEAGVPDLWDDTANAQKVTSALSHRQSELARVTSIDSRLDDLEVLIELANEMGDEDSAAEARTELESLQKAIGDLEVQTLLDGEWDDRPAVITIRAGAGGVDAADFAEMLMRMYLRWAEKHGYKATVMDTSYAEEAGIKSATFEIDAPYAFGTLSVEAGTHRLVRMSPFGAAGKRQTSFAAVEVIPLMEEAQEVDIPENDIRVDVFRSSGPGGQSVNTTDSAVRITHLPTGTVVSMQNEKSQIQNRAAAMRVLQSRLLLIQKEQEAAQKKELAGNITASWGDQMRSYVLAPYQMVKDLRTEYEVGNPSHVFDGDIDGFIAAGIKWRKRPAE
- a CDS encoding MFS transporter, with the protein product MTDSAPRFSWRGVILPVYLPTLVFSLGEGAMIPIVPLVATERGASLALAGLIAAMLMVGELAGDLPAGWLVARIGERNAMIGAAMLAVIGVLIAIVSPTLPALAIGVFLLGLATAVFGLARHAFLTSYVPVRTRARALSTLGGVFRAGWAVGPFAAAAIIASTGSSESVFWVLVVACFAVIGVLVLLPDPERVFGAARLAREASAASAAATTTDASGAPLTAGEAEAAAESSPSVFRAIRENRGVLARIGTGVGLLAAVRVSRTVVLPLWSVSIGMPAEQAALVIGISGTIDFALFYASGQIMDRFGRLWSAIPGLLGMAAGHIALAFTHDLPSNAVWFTVIAIWLGLANGVTSGIIMTLGADLAPKQNPAPFLGAFRMIGDTGGAGAPLMIAAVTSIASIMAANVAVGVLGLVGAAMLWRWIPRYVPHRRR
- a CDS encoding PPOX class F420-dependent oxidoreductase, with protein sequence MTVEISDHFARILSSPVFAHLGTVRPNGEVQVNPMWFEFDPETQTIRFTHTSKRAKFRNLQADPRMTLEMTDPENPLKYVEVRGRLVEALPDPEGSMYVRLGRRYGNPNEQAPADKADRVILVMAIEKVNGR
- a CDS encoding toll/interleukin-1 receptor domain-containing protein, coding for MPADHVFISYISEDSELIDELQGALEAADFIVWRDKDKLWPGDDWQREIRDAIRSGSFVFLACFSSNLAKRDKSYQFEELTLAAEEYRTRPPGAAWLMTARLDECEIPDFDLGAGRTLGRSIHRADLFGQQKSAQLSRLVVAIQRAIGSSPGIAPASVSTAAADARRAQSDVVEPLRELLRNPSLIMDFDDYMSELRTPVRYALSDRAEFPLTVPAGTKVDAAFARVWVRRVRSYDDILAPALVPFKLIAMYGSQAHEQELSQTLRILAQESTQREGVDLLTALHKYPAIVATFATALGAVTKQNYSMLRAATADVSVSTTNGARVPFILTSGSQSVIGIDQWRALGTLLCLEDDEQPMNDEELGSLLTKDGGRRFTPISDHLFTLLAPLYRQQFASDADYAHAFDQVEVLLDAISEDARAQSDRYYGPHGGYGRYTWRHRHSEQGPEVVMLNEARAQGAGWTPLMAGLFGGDSERAIAALESVQDLAGRIRSSRW
- a CDS encoding Abi family protein; translation: MKPFQTLDELAALLVERGLIVEDLDQVKRTLHDCNYYRLSGYFRQFQVNPSAGDDRFQDGSTFADVKSTMDQDYALRALLQEALTMIELSVRSRFAHEAGRTHGDRAFYLDRDCYISQTPDLDALILSIERDLRRTTSKTVRRYSPEGTFENVPIWVGIEVMSFGAAAKMIQYLADSEPAKRMANSYSLPWEGFQSILHSFAVLRNRCAHHGQVWHRRLDIQCPVQKKLRRGEPDHDPQGPYAAIISLKRFMRALDTQSTWGVRVSEFLDAGPAFKDGILRPFAR